The genomic window CTCTTGACCTTTTCATTACGAGTGAAATGCTCTACCGACTGAGCTAAGGCGGCGTGCCTTTCGGCGTTGGTGAGTCTAACGGAGCATCCGCTCGAAACTGAAATCAGGCCCCAGCAGTGATGGACAGCCCTTCGACCGGACCGGCGAGAATGGACTTGAAGTACCTGCTCACGTCGTCGGCAAGGACTTCGGTCTCACCCTTCTCGACGGCGTCGGCGATGGCCTTCGCCACATCCCGCGGATCGTTCTTGGGGACGTCGAGGTCAGCGATCATGTCGGTGTCGGTGTACCCCAGATGCACGCCGGTCACGAGGGTCCCCTGCGGCGCAAGCTCGAGCCTGAGGGAATTGGTCGCCGACCACAGCGCCGCCTTCGACGCCCCGTACGCGCCTGCACCGCTCACCCACGACAGCGCCGAATGAATGTCGACGAGCGCTCCCCCGCCGTTGCTCTGCAGCGTCGGAGCAAAGGACTGCGCAACGAGCAGTGCTCCGAAGAAGTTGGTTTCGAACACCGTACGGACCGCATCGAGCGACGTCGCCACAAGCGGCTCGGACCCCGTCGTACCTGCATTGTTGACGACGATCGTGACGTCGGTGAGCTTCTCGGCCAGCGCCCCGACGGAGTGCGGGTCCGTGACGTCGAGCTGCTCGGAAACTATTCGCGCGTCGTCCGACGGCTTGGGCGACCGAGCCGTCGCGTACACCTTCGCTGCCCCACGCGCCACGAACTCGTCGACGATCGACTTGCCCAGGCCGCGCTGCCCACCGGTCACCAACACGACCGCACCTTCGATTGCAACCATCCGACTCACCTCTCCGACATAACTGAACTGCTTTTGACTATGTCAGTCATACTTGCTTCCGTTGACATAGTCAAATAGCATTCGGCTATGTCACCAACGTCGCGCTTTCACCTCGCGCCCGCTCCCGACGGTCTGGGTCGCGTCCAGGATCTCCTCAACACACGGGCGATCGGCGTGTACGACTTTCCGGATTTGCTCGCGGACGGGGCCACGGCTTCCAAAGCACTCCACGTTGAATTGAGCGACGCCGATGCGGGGCAGCTACGGGATCTCCGTCACGTCGTGGAGGAACTCATCGCCGGAATTGCACCCTCGCCAGTGTCGGTCGCGGCATCACTGGAGCCGGACGACGCCGGTGTCGTGCAACTTCGGCCGTCGGGACGAGGATGGAAATATGTTGCCTCGGAAATCTGGTCGGAAATCCTTCTGGCACAACGTGCCGACACCTGGCGGCGACTGAAGCGGTGCAAGAACGAGCTGTGCGGATCCGCATTTTACGACCGCTCCCGCAACAACAGCGGCGTCTGGCACGACGTCAAAACCTGCGGCAACCAAGCGAACCTCCGAGCGTCCCGGGCTCGGCGGAAGTCCGAATAGCCCTGCGCTCCTGCTTGAATGGTCCACCCACGCTATCCGGTCGTATGAATGGACGATTCAAGCGGAACGTCGGAATCGCGCTGATCGCTTGAATGGTCCACCCACGCCATCTGATCGTATGAAAGGACCATTCAAGCGATCAGGGCGCGCGCAACCAAAGTCGAACGGATGCAGCTCAGCGCAGCGCAGCGCCCAGCTGAGCGACCATGGCGTAGACGGCAAACTTGGGTTTCGCGTTCAGCGCCAATGCTTCTCGGCATTCGAGAATGGCTTCGATACTCTTCAGTAGCGCCTCCGGCGACGCGCCGCGGGCCATGCGCTCGATCTGCTCGGACATGTCGGGGTGGTTGAGCACAGCCGTGGACCCGTAGGAACGCGCCAGTGCATCGCGATACAGTCCGGCGAGGTCGATGAGAGCCCGGTCGAACGAATCACGCAGATTTCGGGTGCGACGCGACTTCTGCCGAGCTTCCAACTCCTTGATGACGCCCGCCGATCCGCGCAGTGCGCCCGCGGCGCCCTTGCCCGTTCCACCTGCACCGAGCGCGGTTCGCAACTCTTCCATCTCGACGCCGTCGAGCGCGGCGCTGATCTCGGCCGCCTCGGTTTCGGCCGCCTTCACCATCTCCTCGGCCGCGAGGTATGCCTGGTTGGGCCTCGCCGCCGCAGATGCGAGACCGAGCGCGCGGGTGCGTCGGGAACGAGCGTCCTCGTCTTTGGCGAGCCTGCGAGCACGACCGACGTGTCCGCCGCTGATCGACGCAGCCCACTCCGCGGTTTTTTCATCGAGCTTGTCTCGCGTCTGCAACACGTGCGCAATGGCAGCCGCTGTCGGGGTGACGAGATGCACGTGTCGACAACGGGATCGAAGCGTCACAGACATGTCTTCTGGATCGGTCGACGGCGCGCACAGCAGCATGACGGTTCGAGCAGGCGGCTCTTCGACGACCTTCAACAACGCGTTGGCCGCGGCTTCGCTGAGGCGGTCCGCGTCCTCGATCACGACGATCTGCCACTTGCCGGTGCTCGGCCGTCGTGCCGCGATTTGCACGATCTCTCGCATTTCTTTGACGCTGATGCTCAGGCCCTGCGGGATGATGCGTCGAACATCGCCGTGGGTTCCTGCCATCGTCGTCGTACATGCGTGGCATTCACCGCACCCCGGAACTCCTTCGGTGGTGCACTGCAGCGCAGCGGCGAAGCAGAGCGCGGCGATCGATCGACCCGAACCCGGAGGCCCGGTGAACAACCAAGAGTGCGTCATGGCCGAACCGGTGTCACCGTTCCTGGCGCCGACGGCAGCACCCGTCAGTTCAGCCTCGACATCCTCTTGGCCGATCAGTCGACCGAATACTCCCGCCATGGAAGGCAGCCTAGTCGGCGGGTAGGACAGAACCGAGCGTCGGTGTCACAGCTCCGGCAGCAGCAGCCGGAGTACGACTCGAAAGTTGAAACAGGACGGATCGAACCGGGCTTCGATCAGCATGAACTGCGCAAGTCCTTCATCGATCTCGGTCAACGCCATGCACATCTTGTCGTCGAAAACGAACACACGCGCAGTTCGGCCTGCCGATTCGAGCTCGGCCAGCTCGTCTACATTCGGGTCCGCTGCAAGCACGTCCACGTCCTCGTCCCGGAGGGCAGCGGCCGTGAAGGCGAGTCCCTCACCTCGCCACTGGCATCCCCCTGGCAGTTCGACCTTCGTCGATGGATCCACCTCGACGTAGTATTCGAGAACCGAGTCGTCGTATGCGCACGGATCGAAAGACGAGGGGCGGTTCGACGCGCCAGAGTGAGGTGCGCCAGAGTGAGGTGCGGTCGTGGTCGGTTTCGAGGACACGACGCCCTGTCCACGCCACACGTCCTCCACCGTTGCTTTCCCTTTCACGGTCTCCGAACAACCGGACAGGGCCAAGAAGCAGAGGAGAACGAGCAGTTTCTTCTTCACATCATGTTCGACGCACTGGAGTCGTCACTGGTTCCGCACGGGCCCGAAGTCATTCCGGCGCAGGAAAGTA from Rhodococcus sp. P1Y includes these protein-coding regions:
- a CDS encoding CGNR zinc finger domain-containing protein, whose product is MSPTSRFHLAPAPDGLGRVQDLLNTRAIGVYDFPDLLADGATASKALHVELSDADAGQLRDLRHVVEELIAGIAPSPVSVAASLEPDDAGVVQLRPSGRGWKYVASEIWSEILLAQRADTWRRLKRCKNELCGSAFYDRSRNNSGVWHDVKTCGNQANLRASRARRKSE
- a CDS encoding SDR family oxidoreductase; the protein is MVAIEGAVVLVTGGQRGLGKSIVDEFVARGAAKVYATARSPKPSDDARIVSEQLDVTDPHSVGALAEKLTDVTIVVNNAGTTGSEPLVATSLDAVRTVFETNFFGALLVAQSFAPTLQSNGGGALVDIHSALSWVSGAGAYGASKAALWSATNSLRLELAPQGTLVTGVHLGYTDTDMIADLDVPKNDPRDVAKAIADAVEKGETEVLADDVSRYFKSILAGPVEGLSITAGA
- a CDS encoding DUF3558 family protein; amino-acid sequence: MKKKLLVLLCFLALSGCSETVKGKATVEDVWRGQGVVSSKPTTTAPHSGAPHSGASNRPSSFDPCAYDDSVLEYYVEVDPSTKVELPGGCQWRGEGLAFTAAALRDEDVDVLAADPNVDELAELESAGRTARVFVFDDKMCMALTEIDEGLAQFMLIEARFDPSCFNFRVVLRLLLPEL
- a CDS encoding DNA polymerase III subunit delta' produces the protein MAGVFGRLIGQEDVEAELTGAAVGARNGDTGSAMTHSWLFTGPPGSGRSIAALCFAAALQCTTEGVPGCGECHACTTTMAGTHGDVRRIIPQGLSISVKEMREIVQIAARRPSTGKWQIVVIEDADRLSEAAANALLKVVEEPPARTVMLLCAPSTDPEDMSVTLRSRCRHVHLVTPTAAAIAHVLQTRDKLDEKTAEWAASISGGHVGRARRLAKDEDARSRRTRALGLASAAARPNQAYLAAEEMVKAAETEAAEISAALDGVEMEELRTALGAGGTGKGAAGALRGSAGVIKELEARQKSRRTRNLRDSFDRALIDLAGLYRDALARSYGSTAVLNHPDMSEQIERMARGASPEALLKSIEAILECREALALNAKPKFAVYAMVAQLGAALR